A window of the Rhodoferax sp. GW822-FHT02A01 genome harbors these coding sequences:
- a CDS encoding SDR family oxidoreductase has translation MTNTSSIAAAAPASLQGKVAIVTGGTQGLGAAIAQVFAQRQAKGVVICGRNQSKGEAQAAQLHSLGTEALYVQADLGNVEDCRKVVQHADAAFHRVDVLVNAAAITDRGTILDTEPALFDRMFAVNVRAPFYLMQESIRIMRREQIAGSIVNIGSMSAMAGQPFLAAYCTSKGALATLTRNTAYALLRNRIRVNGLNIGWMASEGEDRIQREFHHADDDWLQKAAAAQPNGRLVDPHEVARAVAFLCSEESGLMTGSVIEYDQSVWGAYDGSPHPVAPL, from the coding sequence ATGACAAACACTTCTTCCATCGCCGCAGCGGCTCCCGCATCCCTGCAAGGCAAGGTCGCCATCGTGACCGGCGGCACCCAGGGCCTGGGCGCCGCCATTGCGCAGGTGTTTGCCCAGCGCCAAGCCAAGGGTGTGGTCATCTGCGGCCGCAACCAGAGCAAGGGCGAAGCGCAGGCTGCACAGTTGCACAGTCTGGGTACTGAGGCGCTCTACGTGCAGGCGGATCTGGGCAACGTGGAGGACTGCCGCAAGGTGGTGCAGCACGCCGATGCCGCGTTCCACCGGGTGGACGTGTTGGTCAATGCCGCAGCCATTACCGACCGCGGCACGATTCTGGATACCGAGCCCGCGCTGTTTGACCGCATGTTTGCAGTCAATGTGCGCGCACCGTTCTATCTGATGCAGGAGTCCATCCGCATCATGCGGCGCGAACAGATCGCCGGCAGCATCGTCAACATCGGCTCCATGTCGGCCATGGCAGGGCAACCCTTCCTGGCGGCCTACTGCACCAGCAAGGGCGCCCTGGCCACGCTCACCCGCAACACCGCCTACGCATTGCTGCGCAACCGCATACGGGTCAACGGGCTCAACATCGGTTGGATGGCGTCCGAGGGCGAAGACCGCATCCAGCGCGAGTTCCACCATGCCGACGACGATTGGCTGCAAAAGGCTGCCGCGGCACAACCCAATGGCCGTCTGGTAGACCCGCACGAAGTGGCACGCGCCGTGGCATTTCTGTGCAGCGAGGAATCGGGTCTGATGACCGGCTCCGTCATTGAATACGATCAGTCGGTATGGGGCGCCTACGACGGCTCACCGCATCCGGTGGCGCCGCTGTAA
- a CDS encoding ABC transporter ATP-binding protein, which translates to MSSTEPILDARGLHAWYGSSHVLHGVDIRIGRGETMGLLGRNGMGKSTLIRTLLGHVTQRDGHISLFGQDVSKAKPYEVARQGVAYVPEGRGVFPNLSVRENLVMAARPGRDGRKEWTFERVMQTFPRLQERLTNLGAQLSGGEQQMLSIGRALMTHPELIILDEATEGLAPLIVAEIWRVIGEIRKSGIATLIVDRDYRKVLAHSDQALVLQKGQVVLSGNADAVAGDETLAGFLGV; encoded by the coding sequence ATGTCTTCCACCGAACCGATTCTGGACGCACGTGGCCTGCACGCCTGGTATGGCTCCAGCCATGTGCTGCATGGCGTGGACATCCGCATAGGCCGTGGCGAGACCATGGGCCTGCTGGGCCGCAACGGTATGGGCAAGAGCACGTTGATCCGTACCCTGCTGGGCCATGTCACGCAGCGCGACGGGCACATCAGCCTGTTCGGGCAGGACGTCTCCAAAGCCAAGCCGTACGAGGTAGCGCGCCAGGGCGTGGCCTATGTACCCGAGGGCCGCGGCGTGTTCCCCAACCTGAGCGTGCGCGAGAACCTGGTGATGGCCGCACGCCCCGGACGCGATGGCCGCAAGGAGTGGACTTTCGAGCGCGTGATGCAGACCTTCCCGCGCCTGCAGGAGCGGCTCACCAATCTGGGCGCACAGCTCAGCGGCGGCGAGCAGCAGATGCTGTCCATTGGCCGCGCGCTGATGACGCACCCCGAGCTCATCATCCTGGACGAAGCCACCGAAGGCCTGGCACCGCTGATCGTGGCCGAGATCTGGCGCGTGATCGGCGAGATCCGCAAGAGCGGCATCGCCACCTTGATCGTGGACCGCGACTACCGCAAGGTCCTGGCACACAGCGACCAGGCCCTGGTGCTGCAGAAGGGCCAGGTGGTGCTGAGTGGCAACGCGGACGCGGTTGCCGGCGATGAGACACTGGCAGGCTTTCTGGGAGTGTGA
- a CDS encoding hotdog fold thioesterase, translating to MSIWQQPISVDILAQATADTAVTHLGIEFVEVGDDYIVGRVPVNAHTRQPYGLLHGGVSVVLAETLGSCGAAYSCAPGQLVVGLDINANHLKGARSGWVTATARAVHIGRTTQVWQIDMCNDAGELSCVSRITMAVLAPK from the coding sequence ATGTCCATCTGGCAGCAGCCCATATCCGTTGACATCCTGGCGCAAGCGACAGCGGATACCGCCGTAACCCATCTCGGCATCGAGTTCGTGGAAGTCGGTGACGACTACATCGTCGGCCGCGTGCCGGTCAATGCGCATACCCGCCAACCGTATGGCCTGCTGCACGGTGGCGTGTCGGTGGTGCTGGCCGAAACCCTGGGCTCGTGTGGCGCGGCCTACAGCTGCGCGCCGGGGCAGTTGGTGGTGGGACTGGACATCAATGCCAACCACCTGAAGGGCGCGCGCAGCGGCTGGGTCACGGCGACGGCGCGTGCCGTGCACATAGGCCGCACCACGCAGGTATGGCAGATCGACATGTGCAACGACGCGGGCGAACTGAGCTGCGTATCACGCATCACCATGGCGGTGCTGGCGCCGAAGTAA
- a CDS encoding ABC transporter ATP-binding protein, which yields MNNPPAQSASTGEVLLRGINITRRWGGLVALNQVNVELTRGSVHAVIGTNGAGKSTLINILSGEFPPSEGGVELMGQDVTRWQQPRRARAGLGRSYQRNTIYPSFSVFENCRLAAQATHQKPWQWWRSAEHCSVSTAIAREVVARSGLTDLQNLQAGLLSHGQKRQLEIAMCLATKPQVLLLDEPLAGMGAEETERMLTMLNELKADHAILLVEHDMDAVFRIADRVTVMVNGSVIATDAPEAIKTNRQVQIAYLGEH from the coding sequence ATGAACAACCCACCCGCGCAGTCCGCCAGCACCGGCGAAGTGCTGCTGCGCGGCATCAACATCACGCGCCGCTGGGGCGGCCTGGTGGCGCTCAACCAGGTGAATGTGGAGCTCACACGTGGCAGCGTGCATGCCGTGATCGGCACCAACGGCGCCGGCAAGTCCACGCTGATCAACATCCTTTCCGGTGAGTTCCCACCGTCCGAAGGTGGCGTGGAGCTCATGGGTCAGGACGTCACCCGCTGGCAGCAACCGCGCCGCGCCCGCGCCGGCTTGGGTCGCAGCTACCAGCGCAACACCATTTACCCCAGCTTCAGCGTGTTCGAGAACTGCCGCCTGGCAGCGCAAGCTACACACCAGAAGCCCTGGCAGTGGTGGCGCAGTGCGGAGCATTGCTCGGTCAGCACCGCGATTGCGCGCGAGGTGGTGGCGCGCAGCGGCCTGACCGACCTGCAGAACCTGCAGGCTGGCCTGCTCTCGCACGGCCAAAAGCGCCAGCTGGAAATCGCCATGTGCCTGGCCACCAAACCGCAAGTGCTGCTGCTCGACGAGCCCCTGGCCGGCATGGGCGCCGAAGAAACCGAACGCATGCTGACCATGTTGAATGAACTCAAGGCCGACCACGCCATCCTGCTGGTGGAACACGATATGGATGCGGTGTTCCGCATTGCCGACCGCGTGACGGTGATGGTCAACGGCAGCGTCATCGCCACCGATGCGCCCGAGGCCATCAAGACCAACCGGCAAGTTCAGATCGCTTACTTGGGGGAACACTAA
- a CDS encoding branched-chain amino acid ABC transporter permease: MNTRFVFVGACFVLLALFPLVSGSYGIDFVTKIMVYAIFALSLELLVGATGLICFGQAAFFGIGAYAAVLLSPQSDSPSLLWLLPACVAAAAAYALVVGSLSLRTKGVYFIMVTLAFAQMAYYVVHDTPLGGGTDGIYMMMKPVLGKLLDLDKAASLYGFTLACLLLVFGGLGVLNRSRFGRALAGIRVNEQRMRATGFSTYPYKLAAFTVSGGIAGLAGFLFAVKDGFVNPEMMSWHLSGAVLIMIILGGIGHLRGALIGAFAFALLQELFKSEAIFGAFAKHWHLGLGLSIIASVVFLPRGLVGLPQQIRARLLGAKNTGGATP, from the coding sequence ATGAATACACGTTTTGTTTTCGTTGGGGCCTGCTTTGTGCTGTTGGCGTTGTTCCCCTTGGTCTCTGGTAGTTATGGCATCGACTTCGTCACCAAGATCATGGTGTACGCCATCTTTGCGCTCAGCCTGGAGCTGCTGGTGGGCGCCACCGGCCTGATCTGTTTTGGCCAGGCCGCATTCTTCGGCATAGGCGCCTATGCCGCGGTTCTGCTTTCGCCGCAAAGCGATTCGCCGTCCCTGCTCTGGCTGCTGCCAGCTTGTGTGGCTGCCGCTGCAGCCTACGCGCTGGTGGTAGGTTCGCTGTCGCTGCGCACCAAGGGCGTGTACTTCATCATGGTGACGCTGGCCTTTGCCCAAATGGCCTACTACGTGGTGCACGACACGCCGCTGGGCGGCGGCACCGACGGCATCTACATGATGATGAAGCCGGTGCTGGGCAAGCTGTTGGACCTGGACAAGGCGGCCAGCCTGTACGGCTTCACGCTGGCCTGCCTGCTGCTGGTCTTCGGTGGTCTGGGCGTACTCAACCGCTCGCGTTTCGGCCGCGCCCTGGCCGGCATCCGCGTGAATGAGCAGCGCATGCGTGCCACCGGCTTTTCCACCTACCCCTACAAGCTGGCCGCGTTCACCGTGTCGGGCGGCATTGCCGGGCTGGCCGGTTTTCTGTTCGCGGTGAAGGACGGTTTTGTGAACCCGGAAATGATGAGCTGGCACCTCTCGGGTGCCGTGCTGATCATGATCATCCTGGGTGGCATAGGCCATTTGCGTGGCGCGCTGATCGGTGCCTTTGCGTTTGCGCTGCTGCAGGAGCTGTTCAAGTCCGAAGCCATTTTTGGCGCCTTTGCCAAGCACTGGCATCTGGGCCTGGGCCTGTCCATCATTGCCAGCGTGGTGTTCCTGCCGCGGGGTCTGGTGGGGCTGCCGCAGCAGATACGTGCACGGCTGCTGGGCGCAAAGAATACAGGTGGAGCAACACCGTGA